CGAAATCGACTCGACGCCGAACTACAGACGTATGCCGAGCGATTCGTCGACGTGAGTGATATCGAAGCGCTACCAGTACCCGTTGCACGTGCGGCACTCCGGGATGGAATTCGACTCGTCGGTGATGAACAGGAGATTAACGCGTACCGCAAGCGGGTCGAATCCGAGTACGAGACGTCTGCTGAGCGACGAGAGCAGGAACGTCGAGAATTCATCGATCGTCTGG
The sequence above is drawn from the Halorhabdus sp. CBA1104 genome and encodes:
- a CDS encoding nucleotidyltransferase family protein, with amino-acid sequence MTNDRVADLVDDAVDVEGIRRYLRNSDVLFAVLFGSLVSDTAHESSDVDVALQFPDEMTSKERFRHRNRLDAELQTYAERFVDVSDIEALPVPVARAALRDGIRLVGDEQEINAYRKRVESEYETSAERREQERREFIDRLAKGEL